The Methanoculleus thermophilus genome includes a window with the following:
- a CDS encoding ORC1-type DNA replication protein, protein MKRNLLMWDETLFRDPEVFEIDYVPEQFNHRDAQMQELAFQIRPGLRGVRPQNTICRGLPGTGKTTSVKKIFAEIEEATKKLVPVYINCQIDNTKFAIFSQIYRRITGHLPPASGTSFKQVFDAIARHLQREEQVLLVALDDANYLLYENEINQVLYPLLRSHETYPGVRIGVIAIVSDMSVSLQSEVDARVASVFRPTEIYFPPYSEGEIRAILEERVIQGLYPNVLRREMLDLVVEQTMKSGDLRVGIDLLKRATLNAEKAARRSIEREDICKAYEVSRYLHLAYSIRALKAEEKKVLGRIAEMSIRDQEMNAGDVYRFVKEKVGVSYTKYYEMVRKFDAMRLLNLHYRQGRGRTRLISLRYDPKRVLEQLGLEQTAAS, encoded by the coding sequence ATGAAGAGGAACCTGCTCATGTGGGATGAGACGCTCTTTCGGGACCCCGAAGTCTTCGAGATCGATTACGTCCCTGAGCAGTTTAACCATCGCGATGCTCAAATGCAGGAGCTCGCCTTCCAGATACGGCCGGGCCTGCGGGGCGTCCGACCTCAGAACACCATCTGCCGGGGCCTCCCGGGAACCGGGAAGACGACAAGCGTAAAGAAGATCTTTGCCGAGATCGAAGAGGCGACAAAGAAACTGGTCCCGGTCTACATCAACTGCCAGATCGACAACACCAAGTTTGCCATCTTCTCTCAGATCTACCGACGGATAACCGGCCACCTGCCTCCAGCATCCGGCACATCCTTCAAACAGGTCTTTGACGCCATAGCCCGACACCTTCAGCGGGAGGAGCAGGTGCTCCTTGTAGCGCTCGATGATGCAAACTATCTCCTCTATGAAAACGAGATCAACCAGGTTCTTTATCCCCTGCTCCGCTCTCATGAGACCTATCCGGGGGTTCGGATCGGTGTTATCGCCATCGTCAGCGATATGTCCGTCAGCCTGCAGAGCGAGGTGGATGCCCGGGTGGCGTCGGTCTTCCGTCCCACCGAGATATACTTCCCCCCCTACTCGGAGGGGGAGATCCGTGCCATCCTCGAAGAGCGGGTCATACAGGGGCTCTACCCGAATGTTCTCCGGCGCGAGATGCTGGACCTCGTGGTTGAGCAGACCATGAAGAGCGGCGACCTCCGGGTCGGCATCGACCTTTTGAAGCGGGCGACCCTGAACGCCGAGAAAGCGGCCCGTCGCTCAATCGAGCGGGAGGATATCTGCAAGGCGTATGAGGTCTCGCGGTACCTGCATCTGGCCTACTCGATCCGGGCGCTTAAAGCGGAAGAGAAGAAGGTGCTCGGCAGAATTGCCGAGATGTCGATCCGTGATCAGGAGATGAACGCCGGTGATGTCTACCGTTTCGTCAAAGAGAAAGTTGGCGTCAGTTACACCAAATACTACGAGATGGTCAGGAAATTCGACGCAATGCGCCTCTTAAACCTCCATTATCGCCAGGGTCGGGGGCGGACCCGGTTGATCAGCCTCCGCTATGATCCCAAGCGTGTGCTGGAGCAACTGGGATTGGAGCAGACAGCAGCGTCATAA
- the mch gene encoding methenyltetrahydromethanopterin cyclohydrolase, with the protein MLSVNELALDIFEELFEYAEEFHAVPHELDNGARIIDCGVSTPGGYRAGKQFTEICLGGLGDVNITMGRIKDVPIPFIEVSTDFPAIACLGAQKAGWTINVNKYFAMGSGPARALSLKPKHTYEVIDYEDEFDYAVICLESDHLPNAGVMEKIAEACNVDVANTCAVVAPTASIVGSVQVAGRCVETAVYKLNELGFDTKKITAGIGHAPIAPVKKDGTKAMGSTNDATIYHGSIMLTMNAPEIKDYLEKIPSNKSKGYGKPFYDIFKEANFDFYQIDTSLFSPAEVVINELSEGVVYHVGAVNPEVTLKSFGFI; encoded by the coding sequence ATGCTCAGCGTGAATGAACTGGCACTGGATATTTTTGAGGAACTCTTCGAATATGCCGAGGAATTCCATGCCGTCCCCCATGAGCTCGACAACGGCGCACGCATTATAGACTGCGGCGTCAGTACTCCCGGCGGATACCGGGCCGGAAAGCAATTCACCGAGATCTGTTTGGGTGGACTCGGTGATGTTAACATCACAATGGGCCGGATCAAAGACGTCCCAATCCCGTTCATCGAGGTCAGCACAGACTTTCCGGCCATTGCATGCCTTGGCGCCCAGAAGGCGGGCTGGACGATCAACGTCAACAAGTACTTTGCCATGGGCAGCGGCCCTGCACGGGCGCTCTCGCTCAAGCCCAAGCATACCTACGAGGTCATCGACTACGAAGACGAGTTCGACTACGCGGTCATCTGTCTTGAGAGCGACCACCTCCCGAACGCCGGTGTGATGGAGAAGATCGCCGAGGCATGCAATGTGGATGTGGCAAACACCTGCGCGGTCGTCGCCCCCACGGCATCGATTGTCGGCTCGGTTCAGGTCGCCGGGCGCTGCGTCGAGACAGCAGTCTACAAGTTAAACGAACTCGGCTTCGACACGAAGAAGATCACCGCCGGTATCGGCCACGCCCCGATTGCCCCCGTCAAGAAGGACGGCACGAAGGCGATGGGGAGCACCAACGACGCAACGATCTACCATGGCAGCATCATGCTGACGATGAACGCCCCAGAGATCAAGGACTACCTTGAGAAGATCCCAAGCAACAAATCCAAGGGGTACGGAAAACCGTTCTACGATATCTTCAAGGAAGCCAACTTTGATTTCTACCAGATCGACACCTCGCTCTTCTCTCCGGCCGAGGTCGTCATCAACGAGCTCTCCGAGGGTGTTGTCTACCACGTGGGAGCCGTCAATCCCGAAGTGACGCTGAAGTCCTTCGGATTCATCTAA
- a CDS encoding SET domain-containing protein gives MTDNVAEMGWAIYPSDSVYISSSSGRGRGVFARRRIDAGELIEVCPVIVLGGADDQKLLDQTRLFDYYFAWGKDPELAAVALGYGSLYNHSYHANADHICDVPRGEIRIYAHRTIEKDEEITINYGGRPDCPDPVWFDVVGEDG, from the coding sequence ATGACGGATAATGTTGCAGAGATGGGCTGGGCTATCTACCCTTCCGATTCCGTGTATATCAGCTCGTCGAGCGGTCGTGGACGGGGCGTCTTCGCCCGCAGGAGGATTGATGCCGGTGAGCTGATCGAGGTCTGCCCGGTGATCGTGCTTGGTGGAGCAGATGATCAGAAACTCCTTGACCAAACGCGCCTCTTTGACTACTACTTTGCCTGGGGGAAAGACCCGGAACTTGCCGCCGTGGCGCTGGGTTATGGGTCTCTCTACAATCACTCCTACCATGCAAATGCAGATCATATCTGCGACGTTCCCCGGGGGGAGATCCGCATCTATGCACATCGGACCATAGAGAAAGACGAGGAGATCACCATCAACTATGGCGGCCGGCCGGACTGCCCTGACCCGGTCTGGTTCGACGTCGTGGGAGAGGATGGGTAA